In Syntrophomonas wolfei subsp. wolfei str. Goettingen G311, a single window of DNA contains:
- the fliD gene encoding flagellar filament capping protein FliD gives MSSLRIGGIASGLDTENIIKEMLKAQRSKIERKVQEKTILEWKRDDFRTVNTKLLALRTATFDLKLGDTFNAKKAASSNESILTATAKSTATPGTYDVRVKQVAQKATLTSQQSLGSKENVSSVAAQFGIEENTQIDFTLAGKNGEIPFSFTAGATSLADIVRIINDEDMGIRAYYDANVDRVFLMSTEFGENAAIKVKMDGMRDSGGNLLVNGEGKALSFLGDYLKLNIDMKSLNETAPASGRKITSNSALIIHDPAAITLSQMYEGGTAPASVSFTLKGEKDSKDFTFDTAISLQEMINQINNERLTTGLTASYDSSSGKVIFSSGGQVTISGDTDNFLRDKLNMTIGSQQGTLSSNTAVRVYDAANIKLNSLYTCEDLQFTLEGGLGSHKFSFNASSISATTVQDMIDSINLWRNTTGITASYDGASGKISLWDSCPLAALEAGSTATNATLDFNEALYSSSDGTPSGTLSALANGQDLTASFIYTGSGSLTSATYKSDGSIDFVAAGAADGDTIVLNGGGLDNLFDAEGNQYLPVSMTYDGTAGTWKYTSRSNDERMIAIRYDNEGFLADELNINMYEMKGSKAIIDFNDAQNLEFDTNEITLMDSINLNLQAANPSQTVRITVTNDIDGAIEKIEAFVEAYNTAIVYMNTELTERRYNARDKYGGSFPPLTAEQRKDMSEDEIKAWEEKAKSGMLRGDSILFTAYSSTRCAATDPVQGLASTNTYKSLASIGISTPTFVRGSIEGGKLEIDEDKLRAALEADPDKVMELFTLDKVITNEEGKEILDWNGNPLRNRGIAIRLYEAVNENITTITEKAGLPSAKIDNSLLTKEIGRIDDRIKSYEERMQEMSERYWKQFAAMEKMVNYYNSMSNWLSQQVAQMAGQNQQQ, from the coding sequence ATGTCATCTTTACGCATTGGCGGCATAGCCAGCGGACTGGATACGGAAAACATAATAAAAGAAATGTTAAAAGCACAGCGCAGCAAGATAGAGCGTAAAGTGCAGGAAAAAACCATCCTGGAATGGAAACGGGATGATTTCCGAACAGTCAATACCAAGTTATTGGCCCTGCGCACCGCCACCTTTGACCTTAAACTCGGTGATACCTTCAACGCCAAGAAAGCCGCCAGTTCCAACGAAAGCATATTGACCGCCACGGCCAAGAGTACGGCCACCCCCGGCACCTATGATGTCAGGGTAAAACAGGTGGCGCAGAAAGCCACCCTGACCAGCCAGCAGTCCCTGGGCTCCAAGGAGAATGTCTCCAGCGTGGCCGCCCAGTTCGGCATTGAGGAAAATACCCAAATAGACTTTACCCTGGCCGGCAAAAATGGGGAGATCCCCTTTTCCTTTACGGCGGGAGCAACCAGCCTGGCGGATATCGTACGAATTATTAATGATGAGGATATGGGTATCAGAGCCTATTATGATGCCAATGTGGATAGAGTGTTTCTCATGAGCACTGAATTCGGTGAAAATGCCGCTATAAAAGTGAAGATGGACGGTATGCGGGATAGCGGGGGCAATCTTCTGGTAAATGGAGAGGGGAAGGCCTTGAGCTTCCTGGGGGACTATCTCAAATTGAACATAGATATGAAGAGTTTAAACGAAACGGCCCCGGCCAGCGGCCGGAAAATCACCAGTAACAGTGCTTTGATTATTCATGACCCAGCTGCTATTACCTTAAGCCAGATGTATGAAGGCGGAACCGCTCCTGCCAGTGTAAGCTTTACCCTTAAGGGCGAAAAAGACAGCAAGGATTTCACCTTCGACACCGCGATAAGTCTGCAAGAAATGATAAACCAGATCAACAATGAGCGGCTGACTACTGGTTTGACCGCCAGTTATGACAGCAGCAGCGGTAAAGTGATCTTTTCCAGCGGGGGGCAGGTTACCATCAGCGGGGACACAGACAACTTCCTGCGGGATAAGCTTAACATGACCATCGGCAGCCAGCAGGGAACCTTGAGCAGCAACACGGCGGTGCGGGTATATGATGCGGCCAATATTAAGCTGAACTCGCTCTACACTTGCGAAGACCTGCAGTTTACCCTGGAAGGAGGTCTGGGTAGCCATAAATTTTCCTTTAATGCCAGTTCCATCAGTGCGACTACCGTGCAGGATATGATAGACAGTATTAACCTGTGGAGGAATACTACCGGTATAACGGCCTCCTATGATGGTGCTTCCGGGAAAATCAGCCTCTGGGATAGTTGTCCCCTGGCAGCCCTGGAAGCAGGCAGTACAGCCACCAATGCTACCCTGGATTTTAATGAAGCATTATACTCCAGTTCAGATGGAACTCCGAGCGGAACCTTGAGCGCATTGGCTAATGGCCAGGACCTTACTGCCAGTTTTATTTATACCGGTTCCGGCTCCCTGACTTCCGCCACCTACAAGAGTGACGGCAGCATAGACTTTGTGGCAGCAGGAGCGGCCGATGGCGACACCATTGTACTTAACGGAGGGGGGTTAGACAATCTTTTTGATGCTGAAGGCAACCAGTACCTCCCGGTAAGCATGACTTATGATGGAACTGCCGGAACCTGGAAATATACTAGCCGCAGCAATGATGAGCGCATGATAGCTATTCGCTATGACAACGAAGGTTTCCTGGCCGATGAACTGAATATTAATATGTACGAGATGAAGGGAAGCAAAGCCATCATTGATTTCAATGATGCTCAAAACCTAGAGTTTGATACCAACGAGATTACCTTAATGGACAGCATCAACCTAAACCTGCAGGCGGCTAACCCCAGCCAGACCGTACGGATTACGGTTACCAACGATATTGATGGAGCAATAGAAAAGATTGAGGCTTTTGTTGAAGCCTATAACACGGCTATTGTTTATATGAATACAGAACTAACGGAGAGACGCTATAATGCCCGGGATAAATACGGAGGCAGTTTTCCCCCGCTTACCGCCGAGCAGAGAAAGGATATGAGCGAGGACGAAATCAAGGCCTGGGAGGAAAAGGCCAAAAGCGGTATGCTCAGGGGCGATTCCATTTTGTTCACCGCCTATTCCAGCACCCGCTGCGCGGCCACCGATCCGGTGCAGGGGCTGGCCAGTACCAATACTTACAAAAGCCTAGCCTCTATCGGAATCAGCACCCCTACCTTTGTGCGCGGCTCGATAGAGGGAGGAAAGTTGGAGATTGATGAAGATAAGCTTCGGGCCGCTCTGGAGGCCGATCCGGACAAGGTTATGGAGCTTTTCACCCTGGATAAAGTGATTACCAATGAGGAAGGCAAAGAAATATTGGACTGGAACGGCAATCCCCTGCGCAACCGGGGTATAGCTATCCGCCTCTATGAGGCGGTTAATGAAAATATCACTACCATAACGGAAAAAGCCGGGTTACCTTCCGCCAAAATAGATAATAGCCTACTGACAAAGGAAATAGGGAGAATAGATGATCGTATCAAAAGCTATGAAGAGCGCATGCAGGAAATGAGTGAACGCTACTGGAAGCAGTTTGCTGCCATGGAGAAAATGGTGAACTACTATAATTCCATGAGCAACTGGCTTTCCCAGCAGGTAGCGCAGATGGCGGGACAGAATCAGCAACAGTAG
- a CDS encoding flagellin — protein MRARALGVNNILVTDRDHATASISKLDAAIQRVSSERSKMGALQNRLDHTINNLGVASENLTAAESRIRDLDFAKEMMSFTRSQIMLQAGTAMLAQANMKPQSVLQLLG, from the coding sequence ATGAGAGCCCGGGCTCTGGGAGTAAACAATATCCTGGTTACTGACCGGGATCATGCCACTGCTTCCATCAGCAAGCTGGATGCGGCTATACAGCGGGTATCCAGCGAGCGCTCCAAGATGGGTGCTCTGCAGAACCGCTTAGACCACACCATCAATAACCTGGGCGTGGCTTCCGAAAACCTGACGGCCGCCGAGTCTCGTATCCGCGACCTGGACTTCGCCAAGGAGATGATGTCCTTTACCCGGAGTCAGATCATGCTCCAGGCAGGTACCGCCATGCTGGCCCAGGCCAATATGAAACCGCAGAGTGTACTGCAGTTGCTCGGGTAA